The Caldicellulosiruptor changbaiensis genome has a segment encoding these proteins:
- the ilvD gene encoding dihydroxy-acid dehydratase, with product MRSDIVKKGFEKAPQRSLFKAMGYTDEELKRPLIAVVNSWNEVVPGHIHLDKIAEAVKAGIRLAGATPIEFNVIGVCDGIAMGHIGMKYSLITRELIADSIEAMVMAHQFDGMVLIPNCDKIVPGMLMAAARVNIPSILISGGPMLAGKVDNKVCDLNSVFEAVGAYSAGKITDEELFALEENACPGCGSCSGMFTANTMNCLSEVLGMALPGNGTIPAVMAARIRLAKIAGMKIVELVERDIKPSDILTIEAFENALTVDMALGGSTNTILHLPAIANEVGIKLNLDIINDISDRTPNLCKLSPAGHYHIEDLYFAGGVQAVMNELSKKGLIHLNLLTVTGKTVGENIKDAKVKDYNVIRPIGNPYSETGGLVIVRGNLAPDGAVVKKSAVPPKLMKHRGPARVFESGEEVFEAILKGKIQKGDVIVIRYEGPKGGPGMREMLSPTSALAGVGLIEDVALITDGRFSGATRGACFGHVSPEAAERGPIAAVQDGDIISIDIENKTLTLEVPEEEIKRRLESLGPFEPKVKKGYLYRYSKLVRSASTGAILE from the coding sequence ATGAGGAGTGACATTGTAAAAAAAGGTTTTGAAAAAGCGCCTCAGCGCTCGCTTTTCAAGGCAATGGGATATACAGATGAAGAACTCAAAAGGCCTTTGATTGCTGTTGTAAATTCATGGAACGAAGTGGTTCCTGGGCATATTCACCTTGACAAGATTGCAGAGGCAGTAAAAGCAGGTATCAGACTTGCAGGTGCAACACCTATAGAGTTTAACGTAATTGGTGTGTGTGATGGAATTGCAATGGGTCATATTGGAATGAAGTATTCTCTCATCACAAGAGAACTGATTGCAGACTCAATTGAAGCAATGGTAATGGCACATCAGTTTGATGGCATGGTCTTGATTCCAAACTGCGACAAGATTGTACCAGGAATGCTGATGGCTGCAGCAAGAGTGAATATCCCAAGCATACTTATAAGCGGCGGTCCAATGCTTGCTGGCAAGGTAGATAATAAGGTATGTGATTTGAATTCTGTGTTTGAAGCAGTAGGTGCGTACTCTGCTGGCAAGATTACCGATGAGGAGCTTTTTGCTCTGGAAGAGAATGCATGCCCTGGTTGTGGTTCTTGTTCTGGCATGTTCACAGCAAACACAATGAACTGTTTGAGCGAAGTACTTGGAATGGCTCTTCCTGGGAATGGCACAATTCCGGCTGTGATGGCAGCACGAATCCGCCTTGCTAAAATAGCCGGGATGAAGATAGTTGAGCTTGTAGAAAGAGACATAAAACCATCTGATATTTTAACAATTGAGGCATTTGAAAATGCCTTGACAGTTGATATGGCGCTTGGTGGGTCAACAAACACCATTTTGCACCTTCCTGCAATAGCAAATGAGGTTGGTATTAAGCTAAACCTTGATATTATAAATGACATCAGTGACAGAACACCAAACCTTTGCAAACTTTCACCAGCAGGGCATTACCACATCGAAGACCTTTACTTTGCGGGCGGCGTTCAAGCTGTTATGAATGAGCTTTCTAAAAAAGGTTTGATTCATTTGAATCTTTTGACAGTTACAGGGAAAACTGTGGGAGAGAATATCAAAGATGCAAAAGTTAAAGATTACAATGTAATCAGGCCAATCGGCAATCCATATTCTGAAACAGGCGGGCTTGTGATTGTAAGAGGCAACCTTGCACCAGATGGTGCTGTTGTCAAGAAAAGTGCTGTGCCGCCAAAGCTAATGAAGCACAGAGGACCTGCGCGCGTGTTTGAAAGCGGTGAAGAGGTGTTTGAAGCAATCTTGAAAGGGAAAATTCAAAAGGGCGATGTGATTGTTATAAGATACGAAGGTCCCAAAGGCGGACCGGGGATGAGAGAGATGCTCTCACCGACATCAGCTTTGGCAGGTGTTGGACTAATTGAAGATGTTGCACTCATCACCGATGGAAGGTTTTCTGGTGCAACACGAGGCGCTTGTTTTGGCCATGTATCACCAGAGGCAGCAGAGAGAGGTCCGATTGCAGCTGTGCAAGATGGAGATATCATCTCGATTGACATAGAAAATAAAACTCTTACCTTAGAGGTGCCTGAAGAAGAAATAAAAAGAAGACTTGAAAGTCTTGGGCCATTTGAGCCAAAAGTGAAAAAGGGGTATCTTTACAGATACTCAAAACTTGTAAGGTCAGCGTCAACTGGTGCTATACTTGAATAA
- the ilvE gene encoding branched-chain-amino-acid transaminase — protein sequence MEEKLIYIDGEFYKKSEAKVSVFDHGFLYGDGVFEGIRVYNGKIFKCKEHVDRLYQAAKAIYMEIPISKEEIIEALKKTCRVNNIKDGYIRLVVSRGVGDLGLSPTKCPKPTIVIIADSIVLYPQEMYEKGMKVITASTRRNSPQCLDPQIKSLNYLNNILAKIEANMAGVPEAIMLTQDGYVTECTGDNIFIVKDGELITPPVYLGALDGITRRTVMKLAKDLGIPVYEKVFTLFNLYNADECFFTGTAAEVIAVTEVDGRKIGNGEVGPITKKLMEEFKKLTLVDGVDIYD from the coding sequence ATGGAAGAAAAACTAATATACATCGATGGGGAGTTTTATAAAAAATCAGAGGCAAAAGTATCAGTGTTTGACCATGGGTTTTTGTATGGCGATGGGGTGTTTGAAGGAATAAGAGTTTACAACGGAAAGATTTTTAAATGTAAAGAACATGTGGACAGGCTGTATCAAGCAGCAAAGGCTATTTACATGGAAATTCCAATATCAAAGGAAGAGATAATTGAGGCTTTAAAGAAGACATGCAGAGTTAATAACATAAAAGATGGGTATATAAGGCTTGTTGTGTCACGCGGTGTTGGTGATTTAGGCCTCTCACCCACTAAATGTCCAAAACCGACAATTGTCATCATTGCTGACTCAATTGTTTTATATCCACAGGAAATGTATGAAAAGGGAATGAAGGTTATTACTGCTTCAACAAGAAGGAATAGTCCTCAGTGTTTAGACCCTCAGATAAAGTCATTGAACTATCTAAATAACATCTTAGCAAAGATTGAGGCAAACATGGCAGGTGTACCAGAGGCTATAATGCTCACACAAGATGGTTATGTTACAGAGTGCACGGGTGATAATATCTTCATTGTAAAGGATGGCGAGCTTATCACACCACCTGTTTACCTTGGAGCTTTGGATGGTATTACAAGAAGAACTGTGATGAAACTTGCAAAAGATCTTGGTATTCCTGTGTATGAAAAAGTGTTCACACTATTTAACCTTTACAATGCAGATGAGTGTTTCTTTACGGGCACGGCAGCAGAGGTTATAGCAGTCACAGAGGTTGATGGAAGAAAAATAGGCAATGGTGAGGTCGGACCGATTACAAAAAAACTAATGGAAGAATTCAAAAAACTTACACTTGTTGATGGTGTTGATATATATGACTAA
- a CDS encoding zinc-binding metallopeptidase family protein, whose translation MCAIESYPGKEEELKEFVENELSEMLVFYDDDKQNNLFGERGKNPKVLLNAHLDSVGSEEMGKNWMMEVVYDEKTDRIEGNGTRPIGADDRCGIAIILALLRFTHYQFKFLLTTSCEDEHRGVIFFIENHPEFFKGVNLVIGLDRRGFGDVVCSYGGKDVCFKKECIDKVIEIGKSLGIPAKKEKSPHIADIRYIADRFGISSFCLSVGYYNPHTPSEYAVLDEVVETYKWMCRILECVQ comes from the coding sequence ATGTGCGCGATAGAGTCCTACCCTGGCAAAGAGGAAGAGCTGAAAGAGTTTGTAGAAAATGAACTGAGTGAGATGCTGGTTTTCTATGATGATGACAAGCAAAACAATCTATTTGGTGAAAGAGGAAAAAATCCAAAAGTACTTTTAAATGCCCATCTTGACTCTGTAGGAAGTGAAGAGATGGGCAAAAACTGGATGATGGAAGTAGTTTACGATGAAAAAACGGATAGAATTGAAGGAAACGGTACAAGACCAATAGGCGCTGATGACAGATGCGGAATTGCAATCATTTTGGCTCTTTTGAGATTTACCCACTACCAGTTCAAATTTCTCCTCACAACTTCCTGCGAAGACGAACATAGAGGAGTAATATTTTTCATTGAAAACCATCCAGAGTTTTTCAAAGGTGTAAATCTTGTGATTGGCCTTGACAGACGGGGTTTTGGCGATGTTGTCTGCAGCTATGGTGGCAAAGATGTATGTTTTAAGAAAGAATGCATTGACAAGGTAATTGAAATAGGCAAAAGTTTAGGAATTCCAGCAAAGAAAGAAAAAAGTCCTCACATTGCCGATATAAGATACATCGCTGACAGGTTTGGAATAAGCAGCTTTTGTCTTTCTGTTGGTTATTACAATCCTCACACCCCATCTGAATATGCAGTGTTGGATGAGGTTGTCGAGACGTACAAGTGGATGTGCAGAATTTTAGAATGTGTGCAGTAA
- a CDS encoding acyl-CoA dehydratase activase, protein MKSIYIGVDVGSVSTNVVAIDKDVNVLFKTYIRTNGQPIDSVKEGIRQLKESLGDVEVLGVGTTGSGRQLAGAILGADVIKNEITAHATATIHFVPNVRTIFEIGGQDSKIIIIKDQMVVDFAMNTVCAAGTGSFLDHQAERLKIPIEQFGDLALSAKNSVRIAGRCTVFAESDMIAKQQFGFSKAEIIRGLCDALVRNYLNNVGRGKNLEPPFVFQGGVAANKGIKAAFERELKSEIIVPEHFNVMGAIGSAILAKDYVEKNKVKTNFRGFDAADIEFTTSSFECKGCSNRCEVVKVSMEGKVIAMWGDRCGKWTNSL, encoded by the coding sequence ATGAAGAGTATTTACATAGGCGTTGATGTTGGTTCTGTGTCTACAAATGTTGTTGCGATTGACAAAGATGTAAATGTCCTTTTTAAGACATATATCAGGACAAATGGGCAACCAATTGACTCTGTTAAAGAGGGAATACGGCAACTAAAAGAGAGTCTTGGAGATGTTGAGGTCTTAGGGGTTGGCACAACTGGTTCAGGCAGACAGCTTGCAGGAGCAATCTTGGGTGCGGATGTTATAAAAAACGAAATAACAGCACATGCGACAGCCACAATCCATTTTGTTCCAAATGTTAGGACAATCTTTGAGATAGGAGGACAGGACTCAAAAATAATAATTATCAAAGACCAGATGGTTGTGGACTTTGCAATGAACACTGTATGTGCAGCTGGTACGGGTTCTTTTTTGGACCATCAGGCAGAAAGACTCAAAATTCCAATTGAGCAGTTTGGTGACTTGGCACTGTCAGCAAAAAATTCTGTCAGGATTGCAGGAAGGTGTACTGTGTTTGCAGAGTCAGATATGATTGCAAAGCAGCAGTTTGGATTTTCAAAGGCTGAGATTATAAGAGGGCTTTGCGATGCGCTTGTGAGAAATTACTTGAACAATGTTGGAAGGGGCAAAAACTTAGAACCACCGTTTGTTTTCCAGGGCGGAGTTGCAGCAAACAAGGGCATAAAAGCTGCGTTTGAAAGAGAGCTAAAAAGCGAAATTATTGTCCCCGAACACTTTAACGTTATGGGGGCAATAGGTAGCGCAATATTGGCAAAGGATTATGTTGAGAAAAACAAGGTAAAGACAAATTTTAGAGGCTTTGATGCAGCAGATATTGAATTTACAACCTCATCTTTTGAGTGCAAAGGATGTTCTAACAGGTGTGAGGTTGTAAAAGTCTCAATGGAAGGAAAAGTTATTGCAATGTGGGGAGACAGGTGCGGCAAGTGGACAAATTCTTTATAA
- a CDS encoding 2-hydroxyacyl-CoA dehydratase, with protein MKVSFPYMGSAIVYKKLFEFLEHEVIMPPKPTQRTMDLGVKYSPEFACIPLKMVMGTYLEAIEKGAKVLVTSGGHGPCRAGFYGDTHRNILKSLGYDDVELIIFDAPQDNWKAFWRNVQKIRNGVPWPKVINRMYTLYRFVQKLDELEKMVQKIRPYEINKGQTTQVWNEIQEKFDKIKTRKELYKVYEECKNMLLSIPTKEVDERDKIKVGIVGEIYVVMESSINFGIEEILGNLGVEVERSLYLFEWINDNLVPWALRPKRFKEIIKKGQRYIKILIGGHAVETVGHIIDFKERGFDGIVHLMPFACLPELVTQSLIPKISKEVDIPILSLPIDEQTGKANMLTRIEAFVDLLRNRKKGKTNEVLINNLQQHADEERVVMV; from the coding sequence ATGAAGGTTTCGTTTCCATATATGGGCTCAGCAATTGTGTACAAGAAGCTTTTTGAGTTTTTAGAACATGAAGTTATAATGCCCCCAAAACCAACGCAGAGGACAATGGACCTTGGTGTGAAGTACTCACCCGAGTTTGCTTGTATTCCTTTAAAGATGGTCATGGGCACATACTTAGAGGCTATTGAAAAGGGTGCAAAGGTGCTTGTGACCTCTGGCGGGCACGGGCCTTGCAGAGCAGGTTTTTATGGTGACACTCACAGGAACATTTTAAAGTCGCTTGGTTATGACGATGTTGAACTTATAATATTCGACGCACCACAGGATAACTGGAAGGCATTTTGGAGAAATGTCCAAAAAATCCGAAATGGTGTTCCATGGCCTAAAGTAATAAACAGAATGTATACATTATACAGGTTTGTCCAGAAGTTAGATGAGCTTGAAAAGATGGTTCAAAAGATAAGACCTTATGAAATCAATAAAGGTCAGACAACTCAAGTGTGGAATGAGATCCAAGAAAAGTTTGACAAGATAAAGACACGAAAAGAGCTTTATAAAGTATATGAAGAGTGCAAGAATATGCTCCTTAGCATTCCCACAAAGGAAGTTGATGAAAGAGATAAAATTAAGGTTGGTATTGTTGGTGAGATTTACGTTGTTATGGAAAGTTCAATTAATTTTGGCATAGAAGAGATTTTAGGCAATCTTGGTGTTGAGGTTGAAAGAAGCTTATATCTTTTTGAGTGGATAAACGACAATTTAGTCCCATGGGCACTTCGACCGAAGAGGTTTAAAGAGATAATTAAAAAAGGACAAAGATATATAAAGATTCTGATAGGTGGGCATGCAGTTGAAACAGTTGGACATATTATAGACTTTAAAGAAAGAGGGTTTGATGGAATTGTACACCTAATGCCGTTTGCATGCTTGCCTGAGCTTGTGACACAAAGCTTGATTCCAAAGATTTCAAAAGAGGTTGATATTCCAATCCTATCTTTGCCAATTGATGAGCAAACAGGAAAGGCAAATATGCTAACAAGAATAGAAGCCTTTGTTGACCTTTTGAGAAATAGAAAGAAAGGAAAGACAAATGAGGTCCTTATAAATAATCTCCAACAACATGCTGATGAAGAAAGGGTTGTCATGGTATGA
- a CDS encoding acyl-CoA dehydratase activase-related protein, giving the protein MKIAIPHALLYYYYFPLWDTLFKELGFEVVDTGITNKDILDKGSKAAVSDICAPIKIFTGHVIEGLEKADYVFVPRFARIRKPEYFCPKFMGLPDIIEGTVEGSHGRVISPIINEKNNEDISSPKTYDILTDIFGFSHREIRLALKKAEEVFLRFKNLLHSGLTCDKALESYKLQRWEKDLGKVKKDGEVTIAVLGYVYDVYDSFISMDVIKKLEAMNVNIKTFEMVPIDIAYENLRHYRKRLFWTFSNRVLGAGLFYLKDPEVDGLIHVTAFGCGPDAIVGRFLQYESDVAGKPFTTLRVDEHTGEGHMLTRIEAFVDMLKRKKWASVSRGV; this is encoded by the coding sequence ATGAAGATAGCGATTCCCCATGCACTTTTATATTACTATTATTTTCCGCTGTGGGATACCTTGTTTAAAGAGCTTGGCTTTGAAGTAGTTGACACTGGAATAACAAATAAAGACATTCTTGACAAAGGCTCTAAAGCTGCTGTGTCTGATATTTGTGCGCCAATTAAGATTTTTACCGGACATGTAATAGAGGGTCTTGAAAAGGCAGATTATGTATTTGTACCAAGATTTGCACGAATAAGAAAACCGGAATATTTTTGTCCTAAGTTTATGGGACTTCCTGATATAATTGAAGGAACTGTTGAAGGAAGTCATGGAAGAGTTATTTCGCCAATAATAAATGAAAAAAACAATGAAGATATTAGTTCACCAAAAACATATGATATATTGACAGATATATTTGGATTTTCACACAGAGAGATAAGGCTTGCCTTAAAAAAGGCTGAGGAGGTATTTTTGAGGTTTAAAAATTTGCTTCACAGTGGACTTACCTGTGACAAGGCACTTGAGAGCTACAAGCTACAGCGATGGGAGAAGGATTTGGGAAAGGTCAAAAAAGATGGAGAAGTAACAATTGCTGTTTTAGGATATGTCTATGATGTTTATGACTCATTTATCAGCATGGATGTAATAAAAAAACTGGAAGCAATGAATGTGAATATAAAAACCTTTGAAATGGTACCAATAGATATTGCATATGAAAACCTCAGACACTACAGAAAAAGGCTATTCTGGACGTTTTCAAACAGGGTACTTGGCGCAGGTCTTTTCTATCTCAAAGACCCAGAAGTTGATGGACTAATTCATGTAACGGCGTTCGGATGTGGCCCTGATGCCATTGTTGGAAGGTTTTTGCAGTATGAAAGCGATGTTGCAGGGAAGCCTTTTACGACCTTGAGGGTGGATGAGCACACAGGTGAAGGGCACATGCTTACAAGAATAGAAGCGTTTGTGGATATGTTAAAGAGAAAGAAATGGGCAAGTGTTTCGCGTGGAGTTTAG
- the lysS gene encoding lysine--tRNA ligase, whose protein sequence is MQEFEFTQEELNEQIQNRIKKLRELQQNKYNPYEKVKYDSTHYSTEIKENFEKFEGQFVSVAGRMLSKRGHGKASFVDILDPKGKIQIYIKIDEVGEEKYQEFKEYYDIGDFIGVKGEVFRTHKGEISIKAKEIEMLTKCLRPLPEKWHGLRDVDTRYRKRYLDLIVNPQVRDTFIKRSLIIRSIRKYLDDRGFLEVETPVLSPIAGGAAARPFITHHNALDIDLYLRIATELHLKRLIVGGFDKVYELGRVFRNEGISIKHNPEFTTIEIYQAYADYKDMMNLTEELITTVAKEVLRTLKITYQGQEIDLTPPWQRLTMIDAIKKYVGVDFSQVSSLDEARKIAKDLGIEVEENWQVGHIINEVFEQKVEDFLVQPTFIMDYPVEVSPLAKRKKDNPQFTERFELFITCREIANAFSELNDPFDQRERFLEQLKERQRGNQEAHMMDEDFLEALEYGMPPTGGLGIGIDRLVMLLTDSYSIRDVLLFPTMRPKD, encoded by the coding sequence ATGCAGGAGTTTGAGTTTACACAAGAGGAACTAAACGAGCAGATACAAAATAGGATAAAGAAACTAAGAGAACTTCAGCAAAATAAGTACAATCCATACGAAAAGGTAAAGTATGATTCTACTCATTATTCAACAGAGATTAAAGAAAATTTTGAGAAGTTTGAAGGTCAGTTTGTCTCTGTTGCAGGAAGAATGCTATCAAAAAGGGGTCATGGTAAGGCTTCGTTTGTTGATATTTTAGATCCAAAAGGGAAAATTCAAATTTATATTAAGATTGATGAAGTTGGCGAGGAGAAATACCAGGAGTTCAAAGAATACTATGATATTGGCGATTTTATAGGCGTCAAAGGTGAGGTCTTCAGGACACACAAAGGCGAGATTTCAATCAAGGCTAAAGAGATTGAGATGCTTACAAAGTGTCTTAGGCCTCTTCCTGAAAAATGGCACGGCTTGAGAGATGTGGATACAAGATACAGAAAAAGATACCTTGATTTGATTGTAAATCCCCAGGTGAGAGATACATTTATAAAAAGGAGTTTAATAATTCGTTCAATTAGAAAGTATTTAGATGACAGAGGCTTTTTAGAGGTAGAAACGCCAGTTTTGAGTCCTATTGCGGGTGGTGCTGCCGCAAGGCCGTTCATTACTCACCACAACGCACTTGACATTGACCTGTACCTTAGAATAGCAACAGAGCTTCATTTAAAAAGGCTTATTGTTGGCGGGTTTGATAAAGTTTACGAGCTTGGTCGTGTGTTTAGAAACGAAGGTATCTCAATCAAGCACAATCCAGAATTTACAACAATTGAGATTTATCAGGCCTATGCTGATTATAAAGATATGATGAATTTAACCGAAGAGCTAATAACAACTGTTGCAAAAGAGGTTTTGAGAACGCTAAAAATAACATATCAGGGGCAAGAGATTGACTTGACACCACCTTGGCAAAGGCTTACAATGATTGATGCGATAAAAAAATATGTAGGAGTTGACTTTTCACAGGTTTCTTCTTTGGATGAGGCAAGAAAGATTGCAAAAGATCTTGGTATTGAGGTTGAGGAAAACTGGCAAGTAGGCCACATTATAAACGAGGTTTTTGAGCAAAAGGTTGAGGACTTTTTAGTCCAGCCCACATTTATTATGGACTATCCAGTTGAGGTATCACCACTTGCAAAGAGAAAAAAAGACAATCCACAGTTTACAGAAAGGTTTGAACTTTTCATAACATGCAGGGAGATTGCGAACGCTTTTTCGGAGCTAAACGACCCATTTGACCAAAGAGAGAGGTTCTTAGAACAGCTGAAAGAAAGGCAAAGAGGTAACCAAGAAGCTCACATGATGGACGAGGACTTTTTAGAAGCGTTAGAGTACGGAATGCCACCGACAGGTGGGCTTGGCATTGGGATTGACAGACTGGTGATGCTTTTAACAGATTCATACTCTATCAGGGATGTTTTACTCTTTCCGACAATGAGACCAAAAGACTAA
- the greA gene encoding transcription elongation factor GreA, whose translation MAREMDTAKFQLSREAYEKYLKELENLKTVKRKEVAEKIKIARSFGDLSENSEYDEAKAEQAALEERIAYLEKLINNAKIIDKDEVSTDFVGIGTNVKIQNVDTGEIVEYSIVGSKEANPFEFKISDESPVGKALIGKKVGDVVEVTVPAGKFRYKILEISK comes from the coding sequence ATGGCAAGAGAAATGGATACAGCAAAGTTTCAACTTTCTCGTGAGGCTTATGAAAAGTACTTAAAAGAGCTTGAAAATCTAAAGACTGTTAAAAGAAAAGAGGTTGCTGAAAAGATAAAGATTGCACGTTCATTTGGTGACCTTTCCGAAAACTCTGAGTACGACGAAGCAAAAGCAGAGCAGGCAGCTTTGGAAGAGAGGATTGCATACTTAGAAAAGCTTATAAACAATGCAAAGATAATTGACAAAGATGAAGTTTCAACTGACTTTGTGGGGATTGGTACAAACGTCAAGATTCAAAATGTAGATACAGGTGAGATTGTTGAGTATTCCATCGTTGGTTCAAAAGAGGCAAATCCCTTTGAGTTTAAGATTTCTGATGAGTCACCTGTTGGCAAAGCACTAATTGGCAAAAAAGTTGGAGATGTTGTGGAGGTTACTGTTCCTGCAGGAAAGTTCAGATATAAGATACTTGAGATATCAAAATAA
- a CDS encoding UPF0175 family protein → MQKNINIEFPLEIFLALREDENKLSAEIKKLIAAKYYKEKKLSIGQAAELANLSEEEFIKYLAEQGISIFNFDHPNEIIEDVQNA, encoded by the coding sequence ATGCAAAAAAATATCAATATAGAATTTCCTCTAGAAATATTCTTGGCTTTACGGGAAGACGAAAACAAATTATCTGCTGAAATAAAAAAGTTAATTGCCGCAAAGTATTATAAAGAAAAAAAATTATCAATTGGTCAAGCGGCTGAACTTGCAAACCTCAGTGAGGAAGAATTTATTAAATACTTGGCTGAACAAGGAATTTCAATATTTAATTTTGACCACCCAAATGAAATAATAGAGGATGTTCAAAATGCGTAA
- a CDS encoding DUF3368 domain-containing protein — protein sequence MRKVIDNSTPIIALNSINKLYLLKSLYEKVYIPYAVYEEVALSGPEDKRINVKKHEFIVIEKIKNEEAKKFFSTSLHKGEVEVIILAKEINAELCVIDDYLARKYANLFGLKVTGTIGILIKAKEKGLIQHVKPFLDELIKNKIYIGKDLYNQILEIAKEK from the coding sequence ATGCGTAAAGTAATAGATAATTCCACTCCTATAATTGCTCTTAACTCTATTAATAAACTATATTTGTTAAAGTCCCTTTATGAAAAAGTTTATATTCCATATGCTGTGTACGAAGAAGTTGCGTTAAGTGGCCCTGAAGACAAAAGAATAAATGTTAAAAAGCATGAATTTATTGTCATAGAAAAAATTAAAAATGAAGAAGCTAAAAAATTTTTTTCGACTTCATTGCATAAGGGCGAAGTAGAAGTAATAATCTTAGCAAAAGAAATAAATGCCGAACTTTGCGTTATTGATGATTACCTTGCAAGAAAATATGCAAACTTATTTGGCTTGAAAGTAACAGGTACTATTGGTATTCTAATTAAAGCTAAAGAAAAAGGGTTAATTCAACACGTTAAACCGTTTCTTGATGAATTAATAAAAAACAAAATTTATATTGGCAAAGATTTGTATAACCAAATTTTGGAAATTGCCAAAGAAAAATAA